A portion of the Musa acuminata AAA Group cultivar baxijiao chromosome BXJ1-1, Cavendish_Baxijiao_AAA, whole genome shotgun sequence genome contains these proteins:
- the LOC135587456 gene encoding uncharacterized protein LOC135587456 produces the protein MELHSRVAGKKLWNYLRVAFFMARKGFASKRKLLMDTNLLMMKRGKLLGKSLRGLMSHHQHSRPETPAFGRCEYEFSCSNSPNPVFFHAKRRHNYFPCLHPVVEEPPDDDTLRRPAVVRLPKLEYSPHCSSVDLLASGVSRMPLLSPFSVRVSNYSSGGEDDDDGGLGQEVDDEAEEFIRRFYEQLRAQSRIALLQYQEKQYQEMLVRGL, from the coding sequence ATGGAGCTCCACTCGCGTGTCGCCGGCAAGAAGCTATGGAACTACCTGCGAGTGGCCTTCTTCATGGCGAGGAAAGGCTTCGCGTCGAAGCGGAAGCTGTTGATGGACACGAATCTGCTGATGATGAAGCGAGGGAAGCTCCTAGGTAAATCCCTCCGCGGTCTCATGTCGCACCACCAGCACTCGCGGCCCGAAACCCCGGCCTTTGGCCGTTGCGAGTACGAGTTCTCGTGCAGCAACAGCCCCAACCCTGTGTTTTTCCACGCCAAGCGCCGCCACAACTACTTCCCATGCCTGCACCCGGTCGTCGAGGAGCCCCCCGACGACGACACCCTGCGCCGGCCGGCCGTGGTGCGGCTGCCGAAACTCGAGTACTCGCCCCATTGCTCCTCCGTCGACCTGCTCGCCTCGGGGGTGAGTCGTATGCCGTTGTTGTCTCCCTTCTCCGTTCGCGTCTCCAACTATTCGTCCGGCggcgaggacgacgacgacggcggATTGGGCCAAGAGGTGGACGACGAGGCCGAGGAATTCATCAGAAGATTCTACGAGCAGCTGCGGGCGCAGAGTCGTATTGCGTTGCTTCAATACCAGGAAAAGCAATATCAAGAGATGCTTGTAAGAGGGTTATGA